The following proteins are encoded in a genomic region of Pseudorca crassidens isolate mPseCra1 chromosome 1, mPseCra1.hap1, whole genome shotgun sequence:
- the RPP38 gene encoding ribonuclease P protein subunit p38, which produces MAAAPQAPGRGSVRKTRPLPVKTSLNNPYTIRWGALDREDMHFILQTLEDRIKSLGLQKTEDRKRKRKQPALKTQSGDTCSMDVDTGEGLKEEKPEGEPQASGWTPADVRKQLAIGINEVTRALERNELLLVLACKSAKPAIVTAHLVPLSASRGVPACQVPRLSERLAPAMGLTCVLALGFKRNTAAFAEEVRAIIPRVPRLDVPWLRDTLEDPGENPEMESLESQDKEILDTSFEDLPKSKRKLAEGQQAAVLQPLKIKKLIPNPNKIRKPPKSKKTASK; this is translated from the coding sequence ATGGCCGCAGCCCCCCAGGCACCAGGGAGGGGCTCTGTGCGGAAGACCAGACCTTTACCTGTGAAGACATCATTGAACAACCCATATACCATCCGCTGGGGTGCCCTGGACAGGGAGGATATGCACTTCATACTACAGACCCTGGAGGACAGGATTAAATCTCTCGGGCTTCAGAAGACTGAggacaggaagagaaagagaaagcagccCGCTTTGAAAACACAAAGCGGAGACACGTGCAGCATGGATGTGGACACTGGTGAGGGtctgaaggaggaaaagccagAAGGTGAGCCCCAGGCATCAGGGTGGACCCCTGCCGACGTCAGAAAGCAGCTTGCCATCGGCATCAATGAGGTCACCAGAGCCTTGGAGAGGAACGAGCTGCTCTTGGTCTTGGCGTGCAAGTCGGCCAAGCCGGCCATCGTCACCGCGCACCTGGTGCCACTGAGCGCCAGCAGAGGTGTCCCTGCCTGCCAGGTGCCCCGGCTCAGCGAGAGGCTCGCACCCGCCATGGGCTTGACGTGCGTCCTGGCCTTGGGGTTCAAAAGAAACACCGCTGCCTTTGCGGAGGAAGTGAGGGCCATCATCCCCAGAGTCCCCCGTCTGGACGTGCCGTGGCTCCGAGACACACTTGAAGACCCCGGGGAGAACCCAGAGATGGAGTCTTTGGAAAGCCAAGACAAAGAGATTTTGGACACTTCCTTCGAAGACCTCCCTAAATCCAAGAGAAAGCTTGCTGAGGGTCAGCAGGCTGCAGTGTTACAACCcctgaaaataaagaaactgattCCAAACCCCAATAAGATAAGGAAGCCACCCAAAAGTAAAAAAACGGCTTCAAAGTAA